From the Gordonia bronchialis DSM 43247 genome, one window contains:
- a CDS encoding sensor histidine kinase, which translates to MDRTDTAVGRTMRCYAVFAGAAYLVFLPFLIPAITQAHAVVATWWTPSAMILAVLPGFLVAGHAIGSSDLLRLRVLSSIAALGVLLAVALWPMAWNGNPIDDATVFWLGPFVVLGTICALVAWPTAVTATYVVIAAVGVKFVGNIAQSNAGVTAMIADIACSTVFALVPFALGTAGLRTAAALDRAAASAIAQAQESGAARARVMERAQARALTHDMIMANLLEAARGGASARLPDRAAATVRALDKTLRSAAVEREPDGDEVTRTIVDVIEENDPQMSISMAGRDDEVHVYPPAVVDAVLGAVAEAARNCARHLPADVVRRCRIDLRAGRISVRIDDDGAGFVRSSVAPERLGISSSIEKRMSEVAGGTATVWSRPGAGTSVQVRWDPPGAIAIADGSDALGMRSRTARWLAGVIVGLEVLAAVLNPGELRSPWVALLALLLMACAAAVLVAPGPDPLAGWGTLFVALTPAVMCGIYLFALDPPGQLVPIWITGPPALIVAMLAMRGRPSSAALGFVVTLAVAAWWSSVDAGDALRGVLLIGPSGGFVAIAIVYAAVNRALVGALADAQRQAADAAAEAAAIRAAADERALHLAPITALARPLLALLAEEGNAVDAQMRLECAVIEAIFGICCGRGPCAHPTLSMRSTRPVVVV; encoded by the coding sequence TTGGATCGCACCGACACGGCCGTCGGCCGAACCATGCGTTGTTACGCGGTGTTCGCGGGCGCCGCCTATCTGGTGTTCCTCCCGTTCTTGATTCCGGCCATCACTCAGGCACACGCGGTGGTCGCCACGTGGTGGACGCCGAGCGCGATGATCCTCGCCGTTCTCCCGGGGTTCCTGGTCGCCGGACACGCGATCGGGTCGTCGGATCTCCTGCGCCTACGCGTACTCAGTTCGATTGCGGCACTGGGGGTTCTGCTGGCCGTTGCACTGTGGCCGATGGCCTGGAACGGCAACCCCATCGACGATGCCACCGTGTTCTGGCTGGGACCGTTTGTGGTGCTCGGCACGATCTGTGCATTGGTCGCGTGGCCGACCGCGGTGACAGCGACGTACGTGGTGATCGCCGCGGTCGGGGTCAAGTTCGTCGGCAACATCGCGCAGTCCAATGCGGGTGTGACCGCGATGATCGCCGACATCGCCTGCTCGACGGTGTTCGCACTGGTCCCCTTCGCGCTGGGCACGGCCGGCCTGCGGACTGCCGCGGCCCTCGACCGCGCCGCCGCGTCCGCCATCGCACAAGCTCAGGAGTCCGGCGCAGCGCGTGCGCGCGTGATGGAACGCGCGCAGGCCCGTGCCCTCACGCACGACATGATCATGGCGAATCTCCTCGAGGCCGCCCGCGGTGGTGCGTCCGCACGTCTTCCCGACCGGGCGGCGGCAACCGTTCGTGCTCTTGACAAGACCCTCCGGAGCGCCGCAGTGGAGCGCGAGCCAGACGGTGACGAGGTGACCCGGACCATCGTCGACGTGATCGAGGAGAACGACCCGCAGATGTCGATCTCCATGGCCGGACGCGACGACGAGGTTCACGTCTATCCGCCGGCCGTCGTCGATGCGGTTCTCGGAGCGGTTGCCGAAGCCGCGCGCAACTGTGCGCGTCATCTACCCGCGGACGTGGTGCGGCGCTGCCGAATCGACCTGCGTGCCGGGCGCATCAGCGTGCGGATCGACGATGACGGTGCGGGATTCGTCCGCTCATCGGTGGCGCCCGAGCGTCTCGGAATCTCTTCGTCGATCGAGAAGCGGATGTCGGAGGTCGCGGGCGGCACCGCCACGGTGTGGTCGCGACCCGGCGCGGGAACTTCGGTACAGGTGCGGTGGGATCCGCCCGGCGCGATTGCGATTGCCGACGGTTCTGATGCTCTCGGTATGCGGTCGCGTACGGCGAGGTGGCTGGCCGGGGTGATCGTCGGGCTCGAAGTGCTCGCGGCGGTCCTCAATCCGGGAGAGCTGAGGTCGCCGTGGGTGGCCCTGCTGGCCCTGCTTCTGATGGCATGTGCCGCAGCGGTGCTCGTGGCGCCCGGGCCGGATCCGCTCGCCGGCTGGGGCACGCTGTTCGTCGCGCTCACGCCGGCGGTGATGTGCGGGATCTATCTGTTCGCCCTCGATCCGCCGGGACAGCTCGTCCCCATCTGGATCACCGGCCCACCGGCGCTGATCGTCGCGATGCTGGCGATGCGGGGACGTCCGTCGTCGGCTGCGCTCGGGTTCGTGGTGACGCTGGCGGTTGCGGCGTGGTGGTCGTCGGTGGACGCCGGTGACGCGTTGCGCGGGGTGTTGCTGATCGGCCCGTCTGGTGGATTCGTGGCGATTGCCATCGTCTATGCCGCGGTCAACCGGGCGCTGGTCGGTGCGCTCGCCGATGCACAGCGACAGGCGGCCGACGCGGCTGCCGAGGCGGCGGCCATCCGCGCCGCCGCCGACGAACGCGCTCTCCACCTGGCACCGATCACCGCGCTGGCGCGGCCGCTGCTCGCGCTGCTCGCCGAGGAGGGCAACGCCGTTGATGCACAGATGCGTCTGGAGTGTGCGGTGATCGAGGCCATCTTCGGGATCTGCTGCGGGCGCGGGCCCTGTGCACACCCGACGTTGTCGATGCGATCGACGCGGCCCGTCGTCGTGGTGTGA
- a CDS encoding M23 family metallopeptidase yields the protein MICIVPAGVIRPLVLTALGCATVLTIAACSTGSSDTAASSSSAVATDTAPDVVTPVIASTVDDPIPVVGSDGRTHLAYELVLTNVTPDAVAIRSLAVSSSDQQLLTLDGAALTALARRGSGRPGLDLDGGEYARLTLDVALPEGSPTPTSLTNTLTVAPSKPQPPLIPAVIAEPISVRVSPHQAVTLESPLQGDGWLNGDGCCIPSAHRTAANPINGRLWLAERFAIDWVRLDAAGKMFVGDPSALASYSYYGAEIHSVAQSTVVGVVDGLPDQVPGRTPTGLPLDQYGGNHVVAKISDGVFVFYAHLKPGSVRVKVGDSLRPGQTVGLLGNSGNSDAPHLHFHAMNGPDPLRSAGIPYVYRQFTVAHRLQAESQLEELLTTGGPVAYAPEPVAKAVTDAMPIDLDLVNFPTG from the coding sequence ATGATCTGTATCGTCCCCGCCGGCGTCATTCGACCGCTCGTCCTCACCGCACTCGGCTGCGCAACGGTTCTCACGATCGCGGCGTGTTCGACGGGTTCCTCCGACACCGCCGCATCGTCGTCGAGTGCCGTCGCGACCGACACCGCGCCAGATGTCGTGACGCCCGTCATCGCCTCGACGGTCGACGATCCGATCCCGGTCGTCGGTTCGGACGGCAGGACGCACCTCGCCTACGAGCTGGTGCTGACCAACGTCACCCCCGACGCGGTCGCCATCCGCTCATTGGCGGTGAGCTCGTCCGATCAACAGCTGCTCACCCTCGACGGCGCGGCGCTCACCGCGCTCGCGCGGCGGGGGAGTGGCCGGCCGGGCCTCGATCTCGACGGTGGCGAGTATGCCCGACTGACGCTGGATGTGGCACTGCCCGAAGGTAGCCCGACGCCGACCTCACTGACCAACACGTTGACGGTTGCTCCATCCAAGCCGCAGCCGCCGCTGATCCCCGCGGTCATCGCCGAACCCATCAGCGTGCGGGTCTCGCCACACCAGGCCGTGACACTCGAATCGCCTCTGCAGGGCGACGGATGGCTCAACGGCGACGGCTGCTGCATACCGAGTGCGCACCGCACCGCGGCCAACCCCATCAACGGAAGGCTTTGGCTGGCAGAACGTTTCGCCATCGACTGGGTTCGACTCGACGCTGCGGGCAAGATGTTCGTCGGCGATCCTTCCGCGCTTGCGTCCTATTCGTACTACGGAGCCGAGATCCACTCCGTGGCGCAGAGCACCGTCGTTGGCGTGGTCGACGGACTGCCCGACCAGGTGCCGGGACGGACGCCCACCGGATTGCCGCTCGACCAGTACGGCGGAAACCACGTGGTCGCCAAGATCTCCGACGGGGTGTTCGTCTTCTATGCCCACCTCAAGCCGGGCAGCGTCCGGGTGAAGGTCGGCGACTCGCTGAGGCCGGGACAAACGGTCGGACTCCTCGGCAACAGCGGCAACTCCGATGCTCCCCACCTTCATTTCCACGCGATGAACGGACCCGACCCGCTGCGTTCCGCCGGAATCCCGTATGTCTACCGACAGTTCACGGTGGCGCACCGGCTACAGGCCGAGAGCCAGCTCGAGGAGTTGCTCACCACGGGCGGACCGGTGGCGTATGCACCCGAGCCGGTCGCCAAGGCGGTCACCGACGCCATGCCGATCGACCTGGATCTGGTGAACTTCCCGACCGGCTAG
- a CDS encoding TraR/DksA family transcriptional regulator: MRGQDGTSRSMLVAERGRTVDLIESLAARLAAVLEATADEAADDEHDPEGSTLAVERGHLLAQLERSRVRLAEIDEALERVGHGSYGLCETCGQQIDSERLEVLPAARQCVRCAIRSPSRRW; encoded by the coding sequence ATGAGAGGCCAGGACGGCACCTCGCGGAGCATGTTGGTCGCGGAACGAGGGCGCACGGTTGACCTCATCGAATCGCTCGCAGCACGGTTGGCGGCGGTGCTCGAGGCCACCGCAGACGAGGCCGCCGACGACGAGCACGATCCCGAGGGTTCCACGCTCGCCGTCGAACGCGGACATCTGTTGGCGCAGCTCGAACGTTCACGGGTACGCCTGGCCGAGATCGACGAGGCACTCGAGCGTGTGGGGCACGGTTCCTACGGGCTGTGCGAAACCTGCGGGCAACAGATCGATTCCGAACGCCTCGAGGTGCTGCCTGCTGCGCGGCAGTGCGTCCGCTGCGCCATACGCAGTCCCAGCCGACGCTGGTGA
- a CDS encoding crotonase/enoyl-CoA hydratase family protein, with translation MGEPRVLVDVDDAGVATVTLNRGDKHNALDAAMFEGIVAAASTVAEDRSVRAVVLHGAGKSFCSGLDIGSLGAGGGAETLLARTDDNPANHAQRVSTDWAQVPAPVIAAITGNCFGGGLQIALGADIRYATPDSRLSIMEVKWGLVPDMGISQTLPRLVSADVAKELTFTGRIISGAEAHALGLVTAVSEDPLAHAIAVAHEIATKSLHAVRAAKRLYDETWTGCDAHSALLLESELQVGLMGSPNQMEAVAAGMQRRPARFADPD, from the coding sequence ATGGGTGAGCCACGGGTACTGGTGGATGTCGACGACGCTGGTGTCGCGACGGTGACGCTGAACCGCGGTGACAAGCACAATGCGCTCGATGCCGCGATGTTCGAGGGCATCGTCGCGGCTGCGTCGACCGTCGCCGAGGACCGCTCGGTGCGTGCGGTGGTGCTGCACGGCGCCGGCAAGAGCTTCTGCTCGGGGCTCGACATCGGCTCGCTCGGTGCCGGTGGTGGCGCCGAGACGCTGCTGGCCCGGACCGACGACAACCCGGCCAATCATGCGCAGCGGGTGTCCACCGATTGGGCGCAGGTACCCGCGCCGGTCATCGCCGCGATCACCGGTAACTGTTTCGGTGGCGGACTGCAGATCGCGCTGGGTGCCGACATTCGTTATGCCACACCGGATTCACGCCTGTCGATCATGGAGGTCAAGTGGGGGCTGGTACCCGACATGGGTATCAGCCAGACACTCCCCCGACTCGTCTCGGCCGATGTGGCCAAGGAACTCACGTTCACCGGGCGCATCATCTCCGGCGCCGAGGCGCACGCGCTGGGGCTGGTCACCGCGGTCAGCGAGGACCCGCTGGCGCATGCCATTGCGGTGGCACACGAGATCGCCACCAAATCGCTGCATGCGGTACGGGCGGCCAAACGGCTCTACGACGAAACCTGGACCGGCTGCGACGCGCACTCGGCCTTGTTGCTCGAGAGCGAACTGCAGGTGGGTCTGATGGGTTCGCCCAATCAGATGGAAGCGGTGGCGGCGGGCATGCAACGCCGTCCGGCGCGCTTCGCCGACCCGGACTGA
- a CDS encoding hemerythrin domain-containing protein, translating into MPLLRDYTAEHERAVNLGGDAVRALDAGDVAHAHQLAGRMAVELRSHWRGEEDGLFAQLLTSDDIFEDYIAPLIDEHRELDAFLTLMDLSVPADRDRFRTAVFDLHEHIAKEEDALFPASVTTLDGDQWDSAIDAWQRAHPGVRML; encoded by the coding sequence ATGCCGTTGTTGCGCGACTACACCGCCGAACACGAACGGGCGGTGAATCTCGGTGGGGATGCGGTACGGGCGCTCGACGCCGGAGACGTGGCCCACGCTCATCAGCTCGCCGGCCGGATGGCCGTGGAACTGCGCTCGCACTGGCGGGGTGAGGAAGACGGGTTGTTCGCCCAGCTATTGACCTCCGACGACATCTTCGAGGACTACATCGCCCCGCTGATCGACGAACATCGCGAACTCGATGCCTTCCTGACCTTGATGGATCTGTCGGTGCCGGCCGATCGGGACCGTTTCCGCACGGCTGTGTTCGATCTGCACGAGCACATCGCGAAGGAAGAGGACGCGCTCTTCCCGGCTTCGGTGACCACGCTCGACGGAGACCAGTGGGATTCGGCGATCGACGCCTGGCAGCGCGCGCACCCGGGTGTCCGGATGCTGTGA
- a CDS encoding dienelactone hydrolase family protein, with product MQFSSEQRLDDDMRERRFTVAGIPGILWTPYPSTPTPLVLLGHPGDLDSMYPRLLERARSCVSLGFAAATIETPGAGVRPRSPAADQARKDLRRAMAAGDPLEDIVDRLVLPLVDTSVPEWQATLDALLSLPDIGGPVAWSGGVIGIGIRLARIEPRISAALLFAGTFVPKTLVDEARQISIPLLMLLQWDDAGNDRPAALELFDAFGSAQKTLHANMGGHTGVPAFEGDDAARFFARHLT from the coding sequence ATGCAGTTCTCATCCGAACAGCGACTCGACGACGACATGCGCGAGCGCCGTTTCACCGTTGCCGGGATCCCCGGAATTCTCTGGACCCCGTACCCGTCGACCCCGACGCCGCTGGTCCTGCTCGGCCATCCCGGCGACCTCGATTCCATGTATCCACGGCTGCTCGAGCGGGCCCGGTCCTGCGTGAGCCTCGGCTTCGCCGCAGCCACCATCGAGACACCCGGCGCGGGTGTCCGACCGCGCTCACCGGCCGCCGACCAAGCACGCAAGGATCTGCGTCGCGCCATGGCGGCCGGTGACCCGCTCGAGGACATCGTCGATCGGCTGGTCCTTCCGCTCGTGGACACCTCCGTTCCGGAATGGCAGGCCACCCTCGACGCGCTTCTGTCGCTACCCGACATCGGAGGCCCGGTCGCGTGGTCGGGAGGGGTGATCGGCATCGGCATCCGACTCGCCCGCATCGAGCCGCGCATCTCGGCAGCTCTGTTGTTCGCCGGCACCTTCGTTCCCAAGACCCTCGTGGACGAGGCTCGTCAGATCTCCATCCCGCTGTTGATGCTGCTCCAATGGGACGACGCCGGAAATGACCGGCCGGCCGCGCTGGAACTGTTCGACGCCTTCGGTTCGGCGCAAAAGACATTGCACGCCAACATGGGTGGCCACACCGGGGTCCCGGCATTCGAAGGCGACGACGCGGCCCGGTTCTTCGCCCGGCATCTGACCTGA
- a CDS encoding MFS transporter, producing MTAAVTSATHTSSRTYTSLAAAWIPLAALCLAFFVEMVDNTLLSIALPTIGRDMAGDTTALQWITGAYSLTFGGLLLTAGSIADRFGRRRVLLIGLAAFGSLSLLVRAVSNTGELIALRAGLGIAAAAMAPITNSLVFRLFDDEKLRMRAMTVMIIVGMSGFVLGPLIGGTALAHVRWEWLLLINAPIALIAAIGVRFGVAADRRDDLTGDALDLPGALLSITTIGLACWSLTSGVEHGWLSVSTIAAIVGAVGAGVLFVWHERRSPAPMLDIRLFTNGTVRGSAIAQIGTSVAMASVMFGLILHFQYAYGWSPVKAGLANLPIIVTMVLATPLSEWLAARFGHRIACLIGAGCLAGSMAGLAWGVEHGYGVIAACMVLMTIGLRTVMTICAIALVAATPPNRTSIGTALNDTAQEVGTSLGTAVVGTLIAVLVTTTLPAGVWSSSLVESFFHGERITYAVLAVVVGLITAGGALTLTNSRSTEE from the coding sequence ATGACTGCCGCCGTCACCTCCGCGACGCACACATCGTCGCGTACCTACACCTCCCTCGCCGCCGCCTGGATCCCGCTCGCCGCGCTGTGCCTGGCGTTCTTCGTCGAAATGGTCGACAACACGTTGCTGTCGATCGCATTACCCACCATCGGACGCGACATGGCCGGCGACACCACCGCCCTGCAGTGGATCACGGGCGCCTACTCCTTGACCTTCGGTGGGCTGCTGCTGACCGCGGGTTCCATCGCCGACCGATTCGGTCGTCGTCGGGTACTCCTCATCGGTCTCGCCGCATTCGGGTCACTGAGCCTGCTCGTGCGGGCCGTATCGAACACCGGCGAGCTCATCGCGTTGCGGGCCGGGCTCGGGATCGCCGCGGCGGCCATGGCGCCGATCACCAACTCGCTGGTCTTCCGCCTGTTCGACGACGAGAAGCTGCGGATGCGCGCGATGACCGTCATGATCATCGTCGGCATGTCGGGGTTCGTCCTCGGCCCGCTGATCGGCGGGACGGCGCTGGCCCACGTCCGCTGGGAGTGGCTGCTGCTCATCAACGCGCCGATCGCCTTGATCGCGGCCATCGGAGTCCGGTTCGGTGTCGCCGCCGACCGGCGCGACGATCTCACCGGGGACGCGCTCGATCTGCCGGGCGCACTGTTGAGCATCACCACGATCGGGCTCGCGTGCTGGTCGTTGACCAGCGGGGTGGAGCACGGCTGGCTCTCGGTGAGCACCATCGCCGCGATCGTCGGGGCAGTCGGGGCCGGCGTGCTGTTCGTCTGGCATGAACGCCGCAGCCCCGCACCGATGCTCGACATACGACTGTTCACCAACGGAACCGTGCGCGGATCGGCGATCGCCCAGATCGGTACGTCGGTGGCGATGGCCAGTGTGATGTTCGGGCTCATCCTGCACTTCCAGTACGCCTACGGCTGGAGTCCGGTCAAGGCGGGCCTCGCCAATCTGCCGATCATCGTGACGATGGTCCTGGCCACGCCGCTCTCCGAGTGGCTTGCCGCGCGGTTCGGTCATCGCATCGCGTGCCTGATCGGCGCGGGGTGTCTCGCGGGTTCGATGGCCGGACTGGCCTGGGGCGTGGAGCACGGCTACGGGGTCATCGCTGCCTGCATGGTCCTCATGACCATCGGCTTGCGCACCGTCATGACGATCTGTGCGATCGCTTTGGTCGCAGCGACGCCGCCGAACCGCACATCCATCGGCACCGCGCTGAACGACACCGCACAGGAGGTGGGCACCAGCCTGGGAACCGCGGTGGTCGGCACGCTCATCGCCGTACTCGTCACCACCACCCTGCCGGCCGGGGTGTGGAGCAGTTCACTCGTCGAATCCTTCTTCCACGGCGAGCGCATCACCTATGCGGTGCTGGCCGTGGTCGTCGGGCTGATCACGGCGGGCGGAGCGCTCACCCTGACCAACTCGCGCAGCACCGAGGAGTGA
- the idi gene encoding isopentenyl-diphosphate Delta-isomerase produces the protein MTNDLVVLLDERRRPCGTAPRRSVHGTDTPLHLAFSCHIVDSHDRILMTRRALAKTTWPGVWTNSYCGHPRPGESVEDAVRRYAPRELGLEVDGLHCVLPDFDYRAVDADGVVENEICPVYWARPIGAPQPNPDEVMDHVWAPIDDVWAAAANTPWAFSPWFVEQVRALGPRPLEAIRWAS, from the coding sequence ATGACGAACGACCTGGTCGTGCTGCTCGATGAACGACGACGACCGTGCGGTACGGCACCGCGACGCAGCGTGCACGGCACCGACACACCGCTGCACCTGGCGTTCTCCTGCCACATCGTCGACTCTCACGATCGCATCCTGATGACGCGGCGGGCATTGGCCAAGACGACGTGGCCGGGGGTGTGGACCAACTCCTACTGCGGACACCCCCGGCCGGGGGAGTCCGTGGAGGACGCGGTCCGGCGATACGCACCTCGTGAACTCGGGCTCGAGGTGGACGGGTTGCACTGTGTGCTACCCGACTTCGACTACCGGGCCGTGGACGCCGACGGCGTGGTGGAGAACGAGATCTGCCCGGTCTACTGGGCTCGGCCGATCGGTGCACCGCAACCGAACCCGGACGAGGTGATGGACCACGTCTGGGCACCCATCGACGATGTGTGGGCGGCGGCAGCCAATACTCCGTGGGCCTTCAGTCCGTGGTTCGTCGAACAGGTCCGTGCTCTCGGGCCGCGGCCCCTCGAGGCGATCCGGTGGGCGTCATGA
- a CDS encoding phytoene/squalene synthase family protein, with product MTVSVRPPTQSDDTRPYHHYDDVADETAALVISSYSSSFGLASRLLAKPVRRDVHNIYALVRVADEIVDAPRPDQTETQRRQALDALETEVIAALRTGSSSNLVVHAFARTARRTGIDAALVAPFFASMRADLDCAVHDEQSLADYIYGSAEVVGLMCVHAFLSDHPHRKARYDQLAPGARRLGAAFQKVNFLRDLGEDAGQLGRRYLVGLDPDHPTEQAWQHWLDDIDADLAAAARTIPLLPNGTRVAVCTAHDIFADLSRRLRATPPAQACRTRVRVPGREKARIAAAAALRRGNPRVTAQAPAS from the coding sequence ATGACCGTCAGCGTGCGACCACCGACCCAGTCCGACGACACACGGCCCTATCACCACTACGACGATGTTGCCGACGAGACCGCGGCGCTGGTGATCAGCTCCTATTCGTCGTCGTTCGGGCTGGCGTCACGCCTGCTCGCGAAACCGGTGCGCCGGGACGTGCACAACATCTACGCGCTCGTCAGGGTGGCCGACGAGATCGTCGACGCCCCCCGGCCCGATCAAACCGAAACGCAACGGCGCCAGGCGCTCGACGCCCTCGAGACCGAGGTCATCGCGGCCCTGCGCACCGGGTCGAGTTCCAATCTGGTCGTACACGCCTTCGCCCGCACCGCCCGCCGCACCGGCATCGACGCCGCCCTGGTGGCCCCGTTCTTCGCGTCCATGCGCGCCGACCTGGACTGTGCGGTGCACGACGAGCAGAGCCTGGCCGACTACATCTACGGTTCGGCCGAGGTGGTGGGGCTGATGTGTGTGCATGCCTTCCTGTCCGACCACCCGCACCGCAAGGCGCGTTACGACCAGCTCGCGCCCGGCGCACGCCGCTTGGGCGCGGCGTTCCAGAAGGTCAACTTCCTGCGTGACCTGGGCGAGGATGCCGGCCAGCTGGGCCGGCGCTACCTCGTCGGACTCGATCCCGATCACCCCACCGAACAGGCCTGGCAGCACTGGCTCGACGACATCGACGCCGACCTCGCTGCCGCCGCGAGAACGATTCCGTTGTTGCCCAACGGCACTCGGGTTGCTGTGTGCACCGCACATGACATCTTCGCCGATCTATCCCGCCGGTTGCGGGCGACACCGCCCGCGCAGGCCTGCCGCACCAGGGTTCGCGTTCCTGGACGCGAGAAGGCACGGATCGCGGCAGCGGCCGCCCTCCGGCGCGGCAACCCACGCGTCACAGCGCAGGCCCCGGCGTCGTGA